One stretch of Daphnia pulicaria isolate SC F1-1A chromosome 6, SC_F0-13Bv2, whole genome shotgun sequence DNA includes these proteins:
- the LOC124343947 gene encoding uncharacterized protein LOC124343947, giving the protein MTILSNVTSADVDISPLPSLETTFQRWRDVLFASTVPKEPRLFHPQLEVSENNKQTGESKMEQSVQGRYGSSSNLINQPEQLRSEKNFEERLNEIEEELKKLTKFSRMMPLKLKYLANRAGHQQQEKRTKAKTTKIFLKNLASQNQSGALDDSTPVTKSHPKFLYHKVHNTTSQPGPSSLLGPNFWKKIASLKHNGSNPTSRRNSFVAVSISPPTSDKSKRDEPLIGNGQHEQRILATEQVKLEFTKPCKKIHNIRKQNKQRTAVIKSSAINNE; this is encoded by the coding sequence ATGACCATTCTTTCGAACGTAACTAGTGCCGACGTCGATATCTCACCTCTTCCTTCATTGGAGACGACTTTCCAGCGATGGAGGGACGTCCTGTTCGCCTCCACCGTTCCTAAAGAGCCTCGACTTTTTCACCCGCAACTGGAGGTTTCGGAGAATAATAAACAAACCGGGGAATCAAAGATGGAACAAAGTGTCCAAGGGCGATATGGGTCCTCATCAAATCTAATCAATCAGCCAGAGCAGCTCCGatcagaaaagaattttgaagAACGACTCAACGAAATCGAAGAAGAGCTGAAAAAGTTGACGAAATTCAGCCGCATGATGCCGCTTAAATTGAAATACCTGGCCAACAGAGCAGGCCAccagcaacaagaaaaacgaacCAAAGCAAAGACGACCAAAATATTCTTGAAGAATTTGGCTTCTCAAAATCAAAGTGGCGCGCTGGATGATTCAACGCCAGTCACTAAAAGTCATCCCAAGTTCCTGTACCATAAAGTGCACAATACCACTAGTCAACCCGGGCCAAGTAGTCTGCTGGGGCCGAATTTCTGGAAGAAAATTGCTTCGCTAAAACACAATGGTAGCAATCCGACATCTAGACGCAATTCTTTCGTCGCTGTTTCAATATCACCCCCGACCAGTGACAAATCGAAGCGTGACGAACCGTTAATTGGAAATGGACAGCATGAGCAAAGGATACTAGCAACGGAGCAGGTAAAACTGGAATTTACGAAACCCTGTAAGAAAATTCACAACATCCGGAAGCAAAATAAACAGCGAACAGCAGTCATCAAATCGTCTGCTATTAACAACGAATAA
- the LOC124344482 gene encoding F-actin-monooxygenase mical2-like, producing MCRDKVFMLIGSFLNLTILVAPCNIMWAQKAISRPVPIPSNINLQKKRPVRTTRVASLSSSCLKGEKRRNNQFVIHDLRALGAKKFFGKFCAGSIDHISIRQLQCILLKVALLLGVEIHENVTFEGLAEPPEDQSIKIGWKAKISPADHPVSQYEFDVLIGADGKRNTLDGFKRKEFRGRLAIAITANLVNKKSEAEARVEEISGVAFIFNQKFFKELNTVTGIDLENIVYYKDETHYFVMTAKKQSLLSKGVIIQDFPDTVKLLSIENVNKEALMDYARQAADFSTNYQLPHLDVAVNHYGQPDVAMFDFTSMFAAENASRVLERHGHKMLMCLVGDSLLEPFWPTGSGCARGWLSSFDACWAIHSWSSGRMTPLEVLAERESIYRLLAQTTPENLNKDYSAYTVEPQTRYPNLNIRTCLDIQVKSLYDTDNLAELARPVKAPVEEGTRKRTKRPDSFIHPDTLLVWLKKQIALYDITITDMTNSFQDGLALCAIIHRYRPDLLDFASLDPANVAVNNQLAFDILEELGVLPVTTGYEMAQLAVPDKLSMLSYLTQVHELFCGEIPCVKQPKRELTESEEDILGAASLKRPTAICSAGQYQRAAAQSKATTRTSTSSKRKTLERVATAEAPSSTLNRTGGDRNKADMSLRKARKRRSTDRSLHNTAERGQVQQEIAANRLDRKQRAAAFLRLRFDRSMQMLQAGGDPDDEPGGFSKATERQMKADRDLQDISLFIYRLESDFEDKRCRLEKMLSGFNPTDRNAKPGRGSGAEGSESLSNKVRDLEAKLRGNRPTDKKPKDLIRAIGKLDRSDWQLSALEKKIEENQTPGGVKDPHMHDNKVPKWNRDAFTDKFEAINRRIHGLPAEAVNEKYVNLERGMKQLERKLKEGSVLDTGHRGSNKVSAMAQQLSKKVPEVSSVNDQAESFRPKPVLNLPQQGGSETCHFCSKRVYLMERMSAEGRFFHRGCFRCEYCASTLRLGGYAFVRDDLLGGVFFCMPHVSMLYYMRNKILTGRNGETCVDGQIERRIAQPVAAQPNNQLLNISADKPIVFEPIKSPLVQAAVQAADLDFRRDGTPERVEFENSIADETAKEDQLSEIDEDEWTDHNFGNSVHSGTEDEASSLDDSSSDDDEDDEEGGEEVSNENLMELDRPLTADETRRLAESWKKRYSTEASDRNPQECQEPLHESIPENEEENNVRIDVPAFPLASEPIHKKSSEEATSSDTEMGSDEELELEDEEEDDEGEYEEESEYENGEEEEDEDDEDEEDEEDEEDDRDSATEIETDSEFDQNSNADVRLGLQGIPTIVVNESEVEQLKKSTDQLANGNGLDSHPVAEVEAEPLEQMPPTRSTKGDPKPIYVDQYISLENARPLQRTLSHEDSRNADSATAPGRSGVLAYLRRHEQLERSPSTNMVASKNSLELKKKYMMDYGGSTGSLAQKSASTTNLDSKLRSFVDTISEAQKKLNPAPQPSVPMQVFLQNTANIFQPGPRQVPNVLPVEKTNEPAQPVLSIPKEMPPEDLECFEKEPPTPTNSEPPAEAIAAIESAEIVAVTPSDSGSAQTNGNIASEVTSSDTESEESKEESNRDATSDFDTDSEADSSEPPYEALNQYVALPFLLLPLFHTFFCFSSLPVIFLINSLIVVVVSFHCRSSRSSFSLPSSSSSFTLSIIMLILSNRPALKFLFSTLPDNVLKSASGRIFFFFFSFLILVNPTGKSYSLILYFASRLNRFLFWAFQPQNVSDEPSEVNIRIA from the exons atgtgccgagataag GTATTCATGCTgataggatcttttctgaatctcacAATTTTGGTGGCGCCCTGCAACAtcat GTGGGCCCAGAAAGcaa TTTCTAGACCCGTTCCAATCCCCAGCAACATCAATCTGCAGAagaaaaggcca GTGAGGACGACacgtgttgcatcattatcaagcag TTGcttaaaaggagagaaaaggcgaaatAATCAGTTCGTTATTCACGATCTGAGGGCGCTCGGTGCTAAGAAGTTTTTTGGCAAGTTCTGCGCCGGATCTATCGATCACATCA GTATCCGCCAGCTGCAGTGCATTCTACTTAAAGTCGCTctacttctgggagttgaaaTTCACGAGAACGTGACGTTTGAAGGACTCGCTGAGCCGCCAGAAGATCAGTCGATCA AAATAGGTTGGAAGGCTAAAATTAGCCCGGCGGATCATCCAGTCTCGCAATATGAATTTGACGTGCTCATTGGTGCTGATGGCAAGAGAAACACATTGGACG gGTTCAAACGCAAGGAATTCCGTGGACGACTGGCCATTGCCATTACGGCCAATTTGGTTAACAAGAAATCGGAAGCCGAGGCACGCGTCGAAGAAATTTCGGGCGTGgctttcattttcaatcaaaagttCTTCAAAGAACTCAACACCGTCACTGGCATCGACCTGGAAAACATCGTCTACTACAAAGACGAAACCCATTACTTTGTCATGACGGCCAAAAAGCAGTCGCTGCTCAGCAAAGGGGTCATTATTCAG GACTTCCCGGACACGGTGAAGCTATTGTCGATCGAGAATGTTAATAAAGAGGCCCTGATGGACTATGCTCGTCAAGCGGCCGATTTCTCCACCAATTATCAGCTGCCACACTTGGACGTTGCCGTCAATCATTACGGCCAGCCGGATGTGGCCATGTTTGACTTCACTTCCATGTTTGCGGCCGAGAACGCTTCAAGGGTGCTAGAAAGACACGGCCACAAAATGCTCATGTGCCTGGTGGGTGACAGTTTACTGGAGCCGTTCTGGCCGACAGGCTCGGGATGTGCGCGTGGCTGGCTGAGCTCTTTCGACGCCTGCTGGGCCATCCACTCTTGGTCTAGTGGTCGGATGACTCCGCTGGAGGTCCTCGCCGAGCGAGAGTCCATTTACCGCCTGCTGGCTCAAACAACGCCCGAGAACCTGAACAAAGATTACAGTGCCTACACCGTCGAGCCTCAAACACGCTACCCCAATCTCAACATACGAACCTGTCTCGATATCCAGGTCAAATCACTCTACGACACGGATAACTTGGCCGAGCTGGCCAGACCTGTCAAAGCTCCCGTCGAGGAGGGAACTCGGAAAAGAACTAAACGAC CCGACTCTTTCATTCACCCAGATACGTTATTGGTGTGGCTCAAGAAGCAGATTGCACTCTACGATATCACTATCACAGATATGACGAATTCATTTCAAGACGGCCTTGCCCTCTGTGCTATTATCCATCGATATCGCCCCGATCTGCTGGATTTCGCCTCACTGGATCCAGCAAATGTGGCCGTTAATAACCAACTGGCTTTCGACATCCTTGAAGAACTTGGCGTTCTTCCT gTGACCACCGGTTACGAAATGGCTCAGTTGGCCGTCCCTGACAAACTGTCCATGCTGTCCTATCTGACACAAGTTCACGAATTGTTCTGTGGGGAAATTCCTTGCGTCAAACAACCTAAAAGG gAACTGACCGAGTCTGAGGAGGACATTTTGGGAGCAGCTTCTCTGAAACGGCCAACTGCCATTTGTTCTGCCGGCCAATACCAACGCGCCGCAGCTCAGAGCAAAGCCACAACGCGAACGTCGACGTCCAGCAAGCGGAAAACGTTGGAACGCGTAGCGACGGCAGAGGCGCCCAGCAGCACACTCAACCGGACCGGAGGTGACCGCAACAAGGCCGACATGTCTTTGCGCAAAGCCCGCAAGCGTCGCAGTACCGACCGTTCCTTACACAACACCGCG GAACGCGGTCAAGTCCAGCAAGAGATAGCCGCAAACCGGTTGGACCGAAAGCAACGGGCGGCAGCTTTCCTGCGCCTCCGATTCGATAGAAGTATGCAGATGTTGCAAGCCGGTGGCGATCCGGACGACGAGCCGGGCGGATTCAGCAAGGCCACAGAAAGACAGATGAAGGCTGATCGCGACCTCCAGGATATTTCCCTATTCATTTACCGACTCGAGTCAGATTTCGAGGATAAGAGGTGCCGACTGGAGAAGATGTTGTCCGGTTTCAACCCCACC GACCGCAATGCCAAGCCCGGCCGTGGTAGCGGTGCAGAAGGTAGCGAATCGCTGAGTAATAAAGTCCGTGATTTGGAAGCCAAGCTGAGAGGCAATCGCCCAACTGACAAGAAACCCAAAGATCTAATCCGAGCCATAG GAAAATTGGATAGGAGCGACTGGCAACTTTCTGctttggagaagaagattgaaGAGAACCAGACACCTGGTGGGGTGAAAGATCCGCACATGCATGATAACAAAGTGCCCAAATGGAACAGGGACGCGTTCACTGATAAG ttcgAAGCGATCAATCGCCGGATTCACGGTTTACCTGCAGAAGCCGTCAACGAAAAGTACGTCAACCTGGAACGCGGTATGAAGCAGCTGGAGAGGAAGCTCAAAGAAGGCAGTGTGCTGGATACGGGCCATCGAGGCAGCAATAAGGTTTCCGCCATGGCTCAGCAGCTGTCCAAAAAGGTGCCGGAAGTGTCCAGTGTGAATGATCAGGCGGAATCTTTCAGACCCAAGCCGGTGCTCAATCTTCCTCAGCAAGGAGGCTCGGAGACGTGCCATTTTTGCAGCAAACGCGTCTACCTGATGGAACGCATGAGCGCCGAAGGTCGATTCTTCCATCGCGGCTGCTTCCGTTGCGAGTACTGCGCTTCGACGTTGCGACTCGGAGGCTACGCTTTCGTCCGCGACGACCTCCTCGGCGGCGTCTTTTTCTGTATGCCGCATGTGTCCATGTTGTACTACATGCGCAACAAAATTCTGACGGGCCGCAACGGCGAAACTTGcgttgacggccaaattgaaCGAAGAATTGCCCAGCCCGTTGCTGCCCAACCAAACAATCAACTTCTCAACAT tAGTGCGGATAAGCCAATCGTGTTTGAGCCGATCAAGAGCCCTCTAGTCCAGGCTGCTGTCCAGGCTGCCGATCTCGACTTCCGGCGAGATGGCACTCCGGAAAGAgtggaatttgaaaattccatCGCCGACGAGACGGCCAAAGAAGATCAACTGAGCGAAATCGACGAAGACGAATGGACTGACCACAATTTCGGCAATTCCGTCCATTCTGGCACGGAAGATGAAGCCTCATCTTTGGACGATTCAAG TTCCGACgatgacgaagacgacgaggaAGGGGGAGAAGAAGTTTCCAACGAAAATCTGATGGAACTTGACAGGCCTTTGACTGCAGACGAAACTCGAAGACTTGCCGAATCGTGGAAGAAACGCTATTCGACCGAAGCGTCCGATCGCAATCCACAGGAATGTCAAGAACCGCTTCACGAAAGCATTCCTGAAA atgaagaagaaaacaacgtCCGGATTGATGTCCCGGCCTTCCCGCTTGCATCCGAACCCATCCACAAGAAATCCAGTGAAGAAGCAACCAGTTCCGATACAGAG ATGGGTTCCGATGAGGAGTTGGAATTGGAAGATGAAGAGGAGGACGATGAAGGAGAGTATGAAGAGGAGAGCGAATACGAGAATggcgaagaggaggaagacgaagatgatgaagacgaagaagatgaagaggatgAAGAAGACGACCGAGATTCTGCTACGGAAATTGAAACTGATTCTGAATTTGATCAGAACAGCAATGCCGACGTACGTTTAGGACTTCAAGGAATCCCTACTATCGTTGTCAACGAATCAGAGGTTGAGCAGTTGAAAAAGAGCACTGACCAGCTGGCCAACGGTAATGGATTGGACAGTCATCCGGTAGCGGAAGTGGAAGCCGAACCATTGGAACAGATGCCACCCACCAGATCCACGAAGGGAGATCCCAAACCCATCTACGTTGATCAGTACATATCACTTGAAAATGCTCGACCACTCCAGCGGACGCTATCCCATGAAGATAGCAGAAATGCTGATTCGGCGACCGCACCTGGCCGTTCGGGAGTCTTGGCCTATTTGCGTCGCCACGAACAGCTAGAAAGGTCGCCTTCTACCAATATGGTGGCCTCTAAGAACTCGCTGGAACTCAAGAAAAAGTACATGATGGATTATGGAGGCTCTACAGGCTCGCTGGCACAAAAATCTGCTTCGACCACCAATCTCGATAGTAAGCTGAGGAGCTTTGTGGACACCATTTCCGAGGCCCAGAAAAAACTTAATCCGGCCCCTCAGCCCAGCGTTCCCATGCAG GTGTTCTTACAGAACACGGCCAACATTTTCCAACCAGGGCCACGTCAAGTGCCAAACGTTTTACCTGTCGAAAAAACTAACGAACCTGCTCAACCGGTTCTCAGTATTCCAAAAGAAATGCCGCCAGAGGATTTGGAGTGTTTTGAAAAGGAACCTCCAACTCCGACCAACAGTGAACCCCCAGCTGAAGCGATTGCTGCAATCGAATCCGCTGAAATTGTAGCGGTCACGCCGAGCGACAGCGGCTCCGCCCAAACAAATGGAAACATCGCCAGCGAAGTCACTAGCAGTGACACCGAATCAGAAGAATCCAAGGAGGAATCTAATCGGGACGCGACTTCAGATTTCGACACGGATTCTGAAGCGGATTCATCCGAACCACCGTACGAAGCGCTCAACCAGTATGTTGCTTTgcccttcctcctcctcccgttGTTTCAcacattcttttgtttctcctcGCTCCCTGTTATTTTCCTTATTAATTCTTTAATAGTGGTTGTGGTTTCGTTTCACTGCCGTTCTTCCCGCTCTTCGTTTTCCTTacccagtagtagtagtagctttACCTTATCTATTATTATGCTTATTCTTTCAAATCGACCTGcgctcaaatttcttttttctacgtTACCTGACAATGTTTTAAAGTCGGCCTccgggagaattttttttttttttttttcgtttctaatCTTAGTCAATCCTACCGGTAAATCTTATtctcttattctttattttgcgTCCCGTCTGAATCGTTTTCTATTTTGGGCTTTTCAACCACAAAATGTGTCTGACGAGCCAAGTGAAGTTAATATCCGAATTGCTTGA
- the LOC124343450 gene encoding DNA-directed RNA polymerase III subunit RPC1-like: MPKQQFRDTDVISKVVKVNFGIGSQQQIQQQAHIPMVANELYNHDSRTPVQFGMLDRRMGINVEGPLCTTCGKGLQNCLGHFGYIDLQLPVFHVGFFKATITALQTICKTCSHVLLDKKMRKIYRAKLRTHNLPYLQKKALRKQIVEKCKKVTRCPNCNDINGTVKKCGMLKISHEKFENFKRDSSTIQKQLVAYDTAVQFNKEIEPMLSSALINILNPLEVFGLLKRIPDEDVQYILMNPEHGHPKDMILTRVPVPPVCIRPAISSKSGTIEDDLTRKLREIVNLNELVTMKLINGESCSSLMETFDDLQLQCALYINGELPGIPPNLQPKTPSRGLVQRLKGKEGRFRKNLSGKAVDFCARTVISPDPNLRIDEVGVPELIAKLLTYPTIVNEANIEIMRKLIRNGPDIHPGAIFLKEKNSKLPIFLKYGNRRETLARNLKVGDLVERHMMDEDIVLLNHQPSLHKLSIMCHRAKILPGLTFRLNECVCTPYDADFDGDEMNLHLPQTEEARAEALILLGTKSNLVTPRNGQLLIAAIQDFITGAYLLTLKDAFFDRAKTCQMVASMLAGDEVNMVIKLPPPCIQKPAALWSGKQIFSLILRPNPGDRIKVNLRTKGKEYSKKNEEFCVNDGFLLVRNSEVLAGCVDKSTIGSCSKINIFYVLLRDYGEDFAIQAMWKLCRVASYYMMNRGFSIGIGDVTPGKTLLKEKQNLLDSGYSKCDEYIRLLTIGQLPCLPGCNEEESLESKILKELSGIRDQVGEVCIKELHPSNSPLVMSKSGSKGSLINISQMIACVGQQALNGKRVPNGFEDRSLPHFDLHSKIPAAKGFVSNSFYSGLSPTEFFFHGMGGREGLVDKALKTSDVGYARRRLSKSLENFCCRYDSTVRNSSGEVIQFDYGGDGLDPTYMEAKDRPVDFQRTLDHTKAASPYPDEEPLDDIELKGSFDSIMEIDEFKTLGIDFKHELRVFVENQVKRIKSVREMYKMVGRALHPVEKHLERITVGQLVEFCDLAKEKYERAKIEPGTAVGALCAQSIGEPLAKMTCNPFAGVASKIPGVPRIKEIIDAYKSISTPVISTQLLKDDDPEYARRVKGRIEKTTLGEVTEYFEEVYKHNGCFLMIKLDVNRIRLLKLEVNASSIRLSLCDGKLKIKPSFVAVLNETEIIIRCTASTKLSMNDVMQNLKRELPKQVIKGFDSITRVVINTDDTRNPPMYSLVVEGNNMREVMATYGVKGSSTTSSNIFEVFNTLGIEAAKETIAQEIKSTMESHGMSVDRRHVALLSSFMSHRGEILGVTRHGLAKMKESVLNLASFECTSEHLFDAAYYGQEDEITGVSECIIMGSPMSIGTGSFKLIYKTESTVPLKTRPLIFDVPEYHVPMV; the protein is encoded by the exons ATGCCCAAGCAGCAGTTTCGCGACACTGATGTGATCAGTAAAGT TGTTAAAGTGAACTTTGGGATAGGAAGCCAACAACAAATACAACAACAGGCCCATATTCCAATGGTGGCAAACGAGCTGTATAATCACGATTCTAGAACACCTGTGCAATTTGGAATGCTGGACAGGAGAATG gggaTAAATGTTGAAGGTCCACTTTGTACAACATGTGGAAAAGGGCTTCAAAACTGTTTAGGTCATTTTGGTTATATTGATTTACAGCTTCCCGTTTTCCATGTTGGATTTTTCAAAGCTACGATAACTGCCTTGCAAACTATTTGCAAAACTTGCTCTCACGTTTTGCTTGATAAGAAGATGAGAAAGATTTATCGAGCTAAGCTTAGAACCCACAACTTGCCCTATCTTCAAAAGAAAGCACTGAGGAAGCAAATTgtagaaaaatgcaaaaaagtaACACGCTGCCCCAATTGCAATGATATCAATGGCACGGTGAAAAAGTGTGGAATGTTGAAGATCTCCCacgagaaatttgaaaatttcaagagAGACAGTTCTACGATACAAAAACAACTGGTGGCCTACGATACTGCTGTGCAGTTCAACAAAGAGATTGAACCAATGTTGTCATCTGCTTTGATCAACATTTTGAATCCTCTTGAAGTATTTGGCCTTCTTAAGAGAATACCAGACGAAGACGTTCAGTACATACTGATGAACCCCGAACACGGGCACCCAAAGGACATGATTCTCACCCGTGTTCCAGTTCCTCCTGTTTGCATTCGACCTGCAATATCTTCTAAATCGGGAACAATAGAGGACGatttaacaagaaaacttAGAGAAATTGTCAACTTAAACGAGTTAGTGACCATGAAACTGATTAACGGTGAAAGTTGCTCCAGTCTTATGGAAACTTTTGACGATTTGCAACTGCAATGCGCCCTGTACATCAACGGAGAACTCCCCGGAATCCCGCCGAACCTGCAGCCAAAAACACCATCTCGTGGTTTAGTTCAACGCTTAAAGGGAAAAGAAGGACGCTTTCGAAAAAATCTTTCGGGGAAGGCAGTCGACTTTTGCGCTAGAACAGTCATTTCGCCTGACCCGAATCTGCGGATTGATGAAGTTGGTGTCCCGGAATTGATTGCGAAACTTTTGACTTACCCTACTATTGTTAATGAAGCCAATATcgaaataatgagaaaattgaTAAGAAACGGACCAGATATCCATCCTGGCGCCATTTttctaaaggaaaaaaactcaaaattgCCAATATTCCTGAAGTACGGAAATCGTCGCGAAACCCTAGCTCGAAACCTGAAG GTCGGCGATTTGGTTGAAAGGCATATGATGGACGAAGACATCGTATTGCTCAACCATCAGCCTTCGTTGCACAAACTTTCGATTATGTGTCACCGAGCCAAGATTTTGCCGGGCCTCACTTTCCGCCTTAATGAGTGCGTCTGTACACCCTACGATGCAGATTTCGACGGTGACGAGATGAATCTTCATCTTCCTCAAACAGAAGAAGCCCGCGCAGAAGCCTTGATCCTATTAGGGACAAAATCTAACTTAGTGACTCCTCGAAACGGCCAATTATTGATAGCAGCTATTCAA gATTTCATAACTGGAGCTTATTTACTGACGTTGAAGGATGCTTTCTTCGATCGAGCCAAGACTTGCCAAATGGTTGCATCCATGCTTGCAG GTGACGAGGTAAACATGGTCATTAAACTTCCACCTCCGTGTATCCAAAAACCCGCAGCCCTATGGTCAGGAAAACAGATTTTCAGTTTGATTCTTCGTCCTAATCCTGGAGATCGCATTAAAGTTAACCTGAGAACCAAAGGAAAAGAGTATTCAAAGAAGAACGAAGAGTTTTGCGTCAATGACGGGTTTCTGTTGGTCCGTAATTCTGAGGTGTTAGCAGGATGCGTTGACAAATCTACCATTGGATCTTGTtcaaaaatcaacattttttacgTACTTCTTCGCGACTACGGAGAGGATTTCGCTATTCAGGCAATGTGGAAACTTTGCCGAGTAGCTTCTTATTATATGATGAACCGAGGATTCTCTATCGGCATTGGTGATGTAACTCCTG GTAAAACTTTGCtgaaagaaaagcaaaatcTCTTGGACTCTGGTTATTCCAAGTGCGACGAATACATTCGTTTACTCACTATCGGTCAGTTACCTTGCCTTCCGGGATGCAATGAAGAGGAATCTTTGGAATCGAAAATCTTGAAAG AACTTTCTGGGATTCGTGACCAGGTCGGAGAAGTGTGCATAAAGGAGCTGCATCCGAGTAACAGCCCGTTGGTCATGTCAAAAAGTGGTTCGAAAGGATCACTAATCAACATTTCTCAGATGATTGCCTGCGTAGGACAACAAGCTTTAAACGGCAAACGAGTGCCCAATGGTTTTGAAGACCGTAGTCTCCCTCACTTTGATCTACATTCGAAAATCCCAGCTGCAAAAGGTTTTGTCTCCAACAGCTTTTACTCCGGACTTTCTCCCACGGAATTTTTCTTCCACGGAATGGGTGGGCGTGAAGGATTGGTAGATAAAGCCTTAAAAACAAGTGATGTTGG ttatgCGCGACGGCGACTAAGTAAATCCTTGGAAAACTTTTGTTGCCGATACGATTCGACTGTGAGGAACTCCTCCGGAGAGGTCATTCAGTTCGATTATGGAGGTGATGGGCTAGATCCTACTTACATGGAAGCCAAAGATCGCCCGGTCGACTTCCAGCGAACTCTTGATCATACCAAAGCCGCTTCCCCTTATCCAGATGAAGAACCTTTGGATGATATTGAACTGAAAGGATCTTTTGACTCGATTATGGAAATAGATGAGTTTAAAACGCTTGGGATTGATTTTAAACATGAACTCAG AGTTTTTGTCGAGAACCAAGTCAAACGGATTAAATCGGTGCGAGAGATGTACAAAATGGTGGGACGAGCACTACATCCAGTGGAAAAACACCTGGAGCGGATAACCGTTGGCCAATTGGTTGAGTTCTGTGACTTGGCGAAGGAAAAGTACGAAAGGGCTAAAATTGAGCCag GTACTGCCGTTGGAGCTCTTTGCGCTCAAAGTATTGGAGAACCCTTAGCAAAAATGACGTGTAATCCATTTGCTGGTGTTGCTTCCAAGATACCGGGAGTTCCTCG aattaaGGAAATCATCGATGCTTATAAATCAATCAGTACGCCAGTCATTTCTACTCAGCTTTTAAAAGATGATGACCCGGAGTATGCTCGACGAGTAAAAGGACGGATAGAAAAGACTACGCTTGGAGAA GTAACGGAATACTTCGAGGAAGTCTATAAACACAACGGTTGCTTTTTAATGATTAAGTTGGACGTGAATAGGATCCGATTGCTTAAATTGGAAGTGAACGCAAGTTCCATTCGACTTAG cCTCTGCGATGGAAAGCTAAAGATTAAACCGAGTTTCGTTGCAGTCCTCAATGAAACGGAAATTATAATCAGATGCACTGCATCCACGAAATTGTCGATGAATGACGTTATGCAAAATCTTAAGAGAGAGTTGCCCAAGCAAGTCATCAAG ggcTTCGATAGTATCACTCGAGTGGTAATAAACACTGACGATACGAGAAACCCACCGATGTATTCCTTAGTTGTTGAAGGTAACAACATGCGAGAAGTGATGGCGACTTACGGTGTTAAAGGGTCCTCGACTACATCAAGCAATATTTTTGAAGTTTTCAATACTTTGGGAATCGAAGCTGCCAA GGAAACGATTGCCCAAGAAATTAAATCGACCATGGAAAGCCACGGCATGAGTGTCGATCGTCGTCACGTCGCCCTTCTTTCAAGTTTCATGAGTCATCGTGGTGAAATTCTGGGAGTCACGAGACATGGATTGGCCAAGATGAAAGAGTCGGTTCTTAACTTGGCCTCG TTTGAGTGCACCTCCGAACATTTATTTGATGCAGCATACTACGGCCAAGAAGATGAGATTACTGGGGTTAGTGAATGCATCATCATGGGATCACCAATGTCAATTGGAACGGGTTCCTTTAAGCTTATATACAAAACAGAAAGCACCGTTCCACTCAAAACAAGACCACTTATTTTTGACGTTCCAGAATATCACGTCCCTATGGTATAG